One window of the Hydrotalea sp. genome contains the following:
- the secG gene encoding preprotein translocase subunit SecG — MITFLLIIHAIIALVLIVFVLLQKSEGGSLGFGGGGNSMFSVRGTANFLTRTTAILATAFMITSLILAILFTRGSQNNRSILKDLDNTAPAAPAATTPGTDKKSVPALPGAPPAADDLKPFDTAPSAPKAQ, encoded by the coding sequence ATGATAACATTTTTACTGATTATTCACGCGATTATTGCGTTGGTATTGATTGTTTTTGTGCTGTTGCAAAAAAGCGAGGGCGGGTCCTTGGGTTTTGGCGGTGGCGGCAACAGCATGTTCAGCGTGCGCGGCACCGCCAATTTTTTAACCCGCACCACCGCCATTTTGGCGACGGCATTCATGATTACCAGCCTGATTTTGGCGATTTTATTTACCCGTGGGTCGCAAAACAATAGGTCGATATTGAAGGATTTGGACAACACTGCGCCAGCCGCCCCAGCCGCCACCACCCCCGGCACCGATAAAAAATCGGTGCCAGCCCTGCCCGGCGCGCCACCCGCCGCCGATGATTTAAAGCCATTTGACACCGCGCCGTCTGCACCTAAAGCGCAATAA